Proteins from one Clostridia bacterium genomic window:
- a CDS encoding CtsR family transcriptional regulator: MAMTDRIYAMIRELIESEGAAEIARNELAGKLGCVPSQINYVISSRFTPEQGYIVESRRGGGGYIRIRMVDGSRDGYRMHIVNSIGAYIDMNSAFAILRNLVANGCLTEKEGKLILAALRSRSVASLPPETAGAIRADLLKNMLMNI, from the coding sequence ATGGCAATGACCGACAGGATATACGCGATGATACGTGAGCTTATCGAAAGCGAGGGCGCCGCGGAGATCGCCCGCAACGAGCTCGCGGGTAAGCTCGGGTGCGTTCCGAGCCAGATAAACTACGTTATCTCCTCGCGCTTCACGCCGGAGCAGGGCTACATCGTGGAGAGCCGGCGCGGAGGCGGCGGCTACATCCGCATCAGAATGGTGGACGGCAGCCGCGACGGCTACCGGATGCATATAGTCAACAGCATCGGCGCATATATAGATATGAACTCCGCCTTCGCGATACTGCGCAACCTCGTCGCCAACGGCTGCCTGACCGAGAAGGAGGGCAAGCTGATCCTCGCCGCGCTCCGCAGCAGGAGCGTAGCGTCGCTTCCGCCGGAGACCGCGGGCGCGATCCGCGCCGACCTTCTCAAAAATATGCTCATGAATATTTAG